Proteins encoded in a region of the Zunongwangia endophytica genome:
- a CDS encoding MBL fold metallo-hydrolase has protein sequence MKKLLFTTATVLALFACKNDKKTDAEPGTMIPAEDGVVNMNEDEADAKDKESIHIEPISHATAVINWDKAVFYTDPVGGAEVFKNVDKPDFILVTDIHGDHMNAATLEGLELGDKKIIVPQAVKDELPTSLQKNLMVMNNGDSMEIDGFKIEAIPMYNLPEADDAMHVKGRGNGYVLEKDGKRLYISGDTEDIPEMRELKNIDAALVCMNLPYTMPVDQAAEGVLAFAPKKVYPYHYRGKDGLADVEKFKSLVEEENKDIEVILLDWYPEM, from the coding sequence ATGAAAAAATTACTTTTTACCACTGCAACTGTTCTGGCATTATTTGCCTGCAAAAATGATAAAAAAACTGATGCTGAACCTGGCACAATGATTCCGGCTGAAGATGGAGTAGTAAATATGAACGAAGATGAAGCAGATGCGAAGGATAAAGAATCTATACACATAGAACCAATTTCTCACGCTACAGCCGTAATCAATTGGGATAAGGCTGTATTTTATACCGATCCTGTAGGAGGAGCTGAAGTTTTTAAAAATGTCGATAAACCAGATTTCATTTTGGTGACCGATATCCATGGCGATCACATGAATGCGGCTACTTTAGAAGGATTAGAATTAGGCGATAAAAAGATCATCGTTCCGCAAGCGGTAAAAGATGAATTACCAACTTCTTTACAAAAAAATCTGATGGTAATGAATAACGGAGATTCAATGGAAATCGATGGTTTTAAAATCGAAGCGATTCCTATGTACAACTTGCCAGAAGCTGATGATGCTATGCATGTGAAAGGTCGTGGTAACGGTTATGTTTTAGAAAAAGATGGCAAACGTCTATACATATCTGGAGATACTGAAGATATCCCGGAAATGAGAGAACTTAAAAATATAGATGCTGCATTAGTTTGCATGAATCTTCCTTATACCATGCCGGTAGATCAAGCTGCGGAAGGTGTTTTAGCCTTCGCACCAAAAAAGGTATATCCTTACCACTATCGTGGAAAAGATGGATTGGCAGATGTAGAAAAATTTAAGTCTCTAGTTGAGGAAGAAAATAAAGATATTGAGGTTATTTTATTGGATTGGTATCCTGAAATGTAA
- a CDS encoding NAD(P)-dependent alcohol dehydrogenase encodes MNTTEIKAFGAKSETASLEELNIERRETLADDVEIDILYCGVCHSDIHTVRNDWGGSKYPVVPGHEIVGRVISVGDKVSKFKEGQLVGVGCMVDSCQHCDSCKDGLEQYCENGMIGTYNGKDKHLGGHTYGGYSEKIIVDQKFVLDVPESLDAKAVAPLLCAGITTWSPLRNWNVKKGDKVGVIGLGGLGHMGIKFAHALGAKVVMITTSPGKSDDAKRLGADEVLISKDAEQMAEHKASFDFLLNTVPVKHDINPYIGLLKRDATMVLVGAIEPLEFHGGGVIAGRKSIAGSLIGGIKETQEMLDFCGEHDIVSDIEMIDMQNINKAYERVTSNDVKYRFVIDMQSLKN; translated from the coding sequence ATGAATACTACAGAAATAAAAGCATTTGGTGCTAAATCTGAAACAGCATCTTTAGAAGAATTAAATATCGAAAGAAGAGAAACCTTAGCCGATGATGTAGAAATTGATATTCTATATTGCGGAGTTTGTCATAGCGATATACATACCGTACGAAATGATTGGGGAGGTTCTAAATATCCCGTAGTGCCAGGCCACGAAATTGTTGGTAGAGTAATTAGTGTTGGGGATAAGGTTTCTAAATTCAAAGAAGGTCAGCTTGTTGGTGTTGGCTGTATGGTTGATTCTTGCCAGCATTGTGATTCTTGTAAAGATGGCCTAGAGCAATACTGTGAGAATGGTATGATAGGAACTTATAACGGAAAAGATAAACATCTTGGCGGTCACACTTACGGTGGATATTCAGAAAAAATTATTGTAGATCAAAAATTTGTTTTGGATGTTCCAGAAAGTTTAGATGCTAAAGCAGTGGCGCCATTACTTTGCGCAGGGATAACTACATGGTCACCTTTAAGAAACTGGAATGTAAAAAAAGGCGATAAAGTAGGTGTAATAGGTTTAGGAGGATTAGGTCACATGGGGATCAAATTCGCTCACGCTCTTGGTGCTAAAGTAGTGATGATTACAACCTCTCCTGGCAAAAGTGATGATGCCAAAAGATTAGGAGCAGATGAAGTTCTTATTTCTAAAGACGCGGAACAAATGGCTGAGCACAAAGCTAGTTTCGATTTTCTTTTAAATACAGTTCCTGTAAAGCATGATATCAATCCATATATTGGTTTGCTTAAAAGAGATGCTACCATGGTTCTAGTTGGTGCAATCGAACCATTAGAATTTCACGGTGGTGGTGTAATCGCTGGAAGAAAAAGTATTGCAGGATCATTGATCGGAGGAATTAAAGAAACTCAGGAAATGTTAGATTTCTGTGGAGAACACGACATTGTTTCTGATATAGAAATGATCGATATGCAGAATATCAATAAAGCTTATGAGCGCGTAACTAGCAACGACGTAAAATATCGTTTTGTGATCGACATGCAGTCTCTTAAAAATTAA
- the treF gene encoding alpha,alpha-trehalase TreF — protein MSQLQKYSVLFFIIAFLSISCEDENRRKNPSKEEISILPPEQLYGDLFYDIQQNEDLFSDSKTFVDAVPRRSLDSIKSDYSNIKDSSKTYILQFLKQNFDIPGYEERQEYKTDSSAIDAHITKLWSVLKRPADRKVTGTLIPLPHPYIVPGGRFREIYYWDSYFTMLGLQVDGKTEIIQNMIDNFSYLINEYGFIPNGNRTYYLSRSQTPFFSLMIDLLAEEKGDSIYTTYLSELETEYQFWMKGKQHLSEVDSAYKRVVRMDDGSILNRYYDNKNTPRPESYREDVKTAKAAVNANDNLTEEEVYRDLRAAAESGWDFSSRWIKPDENGKFHLKEIHTTDILPVDLNSLLYHLEKTLAKAYLISGQPDQSKEFKELAENRAKAIDKYFWDDSGGFYKDYDFVIQQQTPVTSVAGIYPLFFEIATEQKAQKAAKTLQSELLKAGGVVSTPNHSGQQWDAPNGWAPLQWISYKALQNYQILDMADTIKDRWLKLNEKVYENTYKMTEKYNVEDLSKESGGGEYPTQDGFGWSNGVYKKLTSE, from the coding sequence ATGAGCCAACTTCAAAAATATAGTGTTTTATTTTTTATAATAGCTTTTTTATCCATTTCCTGTGAAGATGAAAATAGGCGCAAGAATCCTTCAAAAGAAGAAATTAGCATTCTTCCACCCGAGCAGCTTTACGGTGATCTCTTTTATGATATTCAGCAAAATGAGGACTTATTTTCAGATAGTAAAACCTTCGTAGATGCAGTACCCAGGCGCTCTTTGGATTCTATTAAATCTGATTACAGCAATATCAAAGATTCTTCGAAGACTTATATTCTTCAATTTTTAAAACAAAATTTTGACATTCCTGGATACGAAGAGCGTCAAGAATATAAAACAGATTCTTCAGCTATCGATGCGCATATAACAAAGTTATGGTCGGTTTTAAAACGGCCTGCAGATCGCAAAGTTACGGGTACGCTAATTCCTTTACCACATCCATACATTGTGCCTGGTGGTCGTTTTAGAGAAATATATTATTGGGATAGTTATTTTACGATGCTTGGTTTGCAGGTAGATGGAAAAACCGAAATTATCCAAAATATGATCGATAATTTTTCTTATCTAATTAACGAATATGGCTTTATCCCTAACGGAAATCGCACCTACTATCTTAGTCGATCTCAAACTCCTTTTTTTTCATTGATGATCGATTTGCTTGCTGAAGAAAAAGGAGATTCTATTTACACGACTTATTTGTCTGAATTAGAAACAGAATACCAATTTTGGATGAAAGGAAAACAACATCTTTCTGAAGTTGATTCGGCTTATAAAAGAGTTGTTAGAATGGATGATGGAAGCATTCTTAATCGCTATTATGATAATAAAAACACACCAAGACCAGAAAGTTATAGAGAAGATGTAAAAACGGCTAAAGCTGCTGTAAACGCAAATGATAATTTAACTGAAGAAGAAGTTTATAGAGATTTGAGAGCTGCAGCAGAATCGGGTTGGGATTTTTCTAGCCGATGGATAAAACCTGATGAAAATGGCAAATTTCATCTGAAAGAAATTCATACAACCGATATTTTACCAGTAGACTTAAATAGCCTTTTGTATCACTTAGAGAAAACCTTAGCCAAAGCTTATCTTATTAGCGGCCAGCCAGATCAATCTAAGGAATTTAAAGAATTAGCTGAAAATAGAGCAAAAGCTATCGATAAGTATTTTTGGGATGATTCAGGCGGCTTTTACAAAGATTATGATTTTGTAATTCAACAACAAACACCGGTAACATCTGTAGCTGGAATATATCCTTTATTTTTTGAAATCGCTACGGAACAAAAAGCGCAGAAAGCAGCCAAAACTTTACAATCTGAATTATTAAAAGCCGGTGGTGTGGTAAGTACACCAAACCACAGTGGTCAACAATGGGATGCACCAAACGGATGGGCACCGTTGCAATGGATTTCTTATAAAGCGCTTCAGAATTATCAAATATTAGATATGGCAGATACCATTAAAGATCGATGGTTGAAATTGAATGAGAAAGTTTACGAGAATACGTATAAGATGACCGAGAAATATAACGTGGAAGATCTATCTAAAGAAAGTGGAGGCGGAGAGTATCCTACACAAGACGGATTTGGTTGGAGCAATGGCGTCTATAAGAAATTAACGTCAGAATAA
- the mazG gene encoding nucleoside triphosphate pyrophosphohydrolase, with product MNSREEQLKAFDRLLTIMDDLREKCPWDRKQTMESLRHLTIEETYELGDAILDNDLEEVRKELGDVLLHLVFYAKIGSETKDFDIADVANGICEKLISRHPHIYGDVKVENEDDVKKNWENLKLKEGKKSVLEGVPRSLPALVKATRIQDKVSGVGFDWENPAQVFAKVQEELEEFQDEVNNVDKDKMEAEFGDVLFSMINYARFLNINPENALERTNKKFIKRFQYLESKAEENKKQLKDMTLAEMDVFWNEAKKL from the coding sequence ATGAATTCCAGAGAAGAACAACTAAAAGCATTTGATAGATTATTAACCATCATGGACGATCTAAGGGAAAAATGTCCTTGGGATCGTAAGCAAACCATGGAAAGTTTACGGCATCTTACGATAGAAGAAACTTACGAATTGGGAGATGCAATACTGGATAACGATCTGGAAGAAGTTCGAAAAGAATTAGGTGATGTTCTTTTACATCTTGTGTTCTACGCCAAAATTGGAAGCGAAACTAAGGATTTTGATATTGCCGATGTTGCGAATGGAATTTGTGAGAAACTCATTTCAAGACATCCTCATATTTATGGAGATGTAAAAGTGGAGAATGAGGATGATGTAAAGAAAAACTGGGAAAATTTAAAGCTAAAGGAAGGAAAGAAAAGTGTTTTGGAAGGAGTTCCCAGATCTTTGCCGGCTTTGGTAAAAGCCACTAGAATTCAGGATAAAGTTTCAGGTGTCGGATTCGATTGGGAAAATCCAGCGCAGGTATTTGCGAAAGTACAGGAAGAGTTGGAAGAGTTTCAGGATGAGGTAAACAATGTCGATAAAGATAAAATGGAAGCCGAATTTGGAGATGTATTGTTCTCGATGATCAATTATGCCAGATTCCTCAATATAAATCCTGAAAATGCCTTAGAACGTACCAATAAGAAATTCATTAAGCGTTTTCAGTATCTAGAAAGTAAAGCTGAAGAAAATAAAAAGCAATTGAAAGATATGACTTTAGCTGAAATGGATGTGTTCTGGAATGAAGCAAAAAAATTATAG
- the bshB1 gene encoding bacillithiol biosynthesis deacetylase BshB1: MKLDILAIGAHPDDVELSCAATLAKEIDRGKKVGILDLTRGELGTRGTAETRDQEAAKAAEILGVHVRENLSFADGFFINDKAHQLAIIEILRKYKPEIVFCNAIDDRHIDHGRGSKLVSDACFLSGLMKIETTSDGNKQEAWRPKQVFHYIQWKPIDPDVFVDVTGYMDKKMDAVKAYATQFYDPNSEEPNTPISSNNFLDSVNYRARDLGRIINTEYAEGFTVERYVAVDSIFDLI; the protein is encoded by the coding sequence ATGAAATTAGATATTCTTGCCATAGGAGCTCACCCAGATGATGTAGAATTAAGTTGTGCTGCTACTTTGGCTAAAGAAATAGATCGTGGCAAAAAAGTTGGTATTTTAGATTTAACGAGAGGAGAACTTGGTACTCGCGGTACTGCAGAAACTAGAGATCAAGAGGCTGCCAAAGCTGCTGAAATCTTAGGCGTTCATGTACGCGAAAATCTAAGTTTTGCTGATGGATTTTTTATCAATGATAAAGCGCATCAATTAGCGATTATAGAAATCCTAAGAAAGTACAAACCAGAGATAGTATTTTGTAATGCCATAGATGATAGACATATTGATCACGGTAGAGGATCAAAATTAGTAAGTGATGCCTGTTTCTTAAGTGGTTTGATGAAGATCGAAACTACCAGCGATGGCAATAAACAGGAAGCCTGGCGACCAAAACAGGTTTTCCATTATATACAGTGGAAACCAATCGATCCAGATGTGTTTGTAGATGTTACAGGTTATATGGATAAGAAAATGGATGCGGTAAAAGCTTATGCTACCCAATTCTATGATCCAAATAGTGAAGAGCCTAATACCCCAATCTCTAGTAACAACTTTCTAGATAGTGTAAACTATAGGGCACGCGATTTAGGGAGAATAATTAATACTGAATATGCTGAAGGTTTTACTGTAGAACGCTATGTAGCAGTCGATTCAATATTTGATCTTATTTAA
- a CDS encoding DUF349 domain-containing protein: MSQSENENKKEELSKKENPENTEVTQSQDISSESKKEEKKVEESFSEEVENPEAANEELEEAMVAESTFVQDTENNKVTNAEDKNDDDDEHEDAIIEEHKKGVDDSLAEDSEDESATERHTIPKKDYHSMSNEQLADELERLLKNEKVQAIKDHVIEIRAEFNAKFDEEFEEKKEDFLADGGNIIDFHYSTPLKNRFNSLYFDYREKRNKYYQQLKQDLNANLNKRLEIIEELKGIINVEENINTTYNHFKAIQDQWRTAGPIPRDKYNNVWNTYHHHVENFYDFLHLNREFRDMDFKHNLDQKLKVIDRAEELAQEQDISRAFRELQMLHKMWKEELGPVAKEYRDEIWERFSNATKIIHDRRQEYFENLDKEFDKNWEKKQIIIEKIREIAEQDISSHNKWQQKIKEIEALREEFFKAGKVPRNKNEETWKDFKETVRRFNRKKNAFYKNLKNEQYENLEKKKELIQIAEENKDSDDFKTVTPLMKKIQTDWKKIGHVPRKDSDKVWKQFKAACNYYFDRLNENRSEENKEEMEAFGNKKELLEKIKTYEFAGNKEEDLEKIKSFIAEWKTYGRVPYNKRFIEGKFNKSLDQLFKKLDINRTKAEMLKYENKIQSLNDADDEKKIRNEHFFLTKKIEETQAEIRQLENNLQFFSNVDDDNPLVQDVHKNINDHKAQLKVWREKLKKVKSLY, from the coding sequence ATGTCTCAATCAGAAAACGAAAATAAGAAAGAAGAACTTTCCAAAAAAGAAAATCCTGAAAACACTGAAGTAACTCAGTCTCAAGATATTTCTTCGGAAAGTAAAAAAGAAGAGAAGAAGGTAGAAGAATCTTTTTCGGAAGAGGTTGAGAATCCAGAGGCTGCAAATGAAGAGCTGGAAGAAGCTATGGTAGCCGAATCTACTTTTGTTCAGGATACTGAAAATAATAAAGTTACAAACGCTGAGGATAAAAATGACGATGATGATGAACATGAAGATGCCATCATCGAAGAACATAAAAAAGGAGTAGACGATTCTCTTGCAGAAGATAGCGAAGACGAGAGCGCTACAGAACGTCACACCATCCCAAAGAAAGATTATCACTCGATGAGTAATGAGCAACTAGCCGACGAGCTTGAGCGATTACTCAAAAACGAGAAGGTACAAGCCATCAAAGATCATGTAATCGAAATTAGAGCAGAATTTAATGCTAAATTTGATGAAGAATTTGAAGAGAAAAAAGAAGATTTTCTTGCCGATGGCGGTAATATCATAGACTTCCACTACTCTACTCCGCTTAAAAATAGATTCAATTCGCTTTATTTTGATTATCGCGAGAAGAGAAATAAATACTATCAACAACTAAAACAAGATCTAAACGCCAACCTAAATAAGCGTTTAGAAATTATTGAAGAATTAAAGGGAATTATTAATGTTGAAGAAAATATCAATACGACCTACAATCACTTCAAAGCAATCCAGGATCAATGGCGTACTGCAGGACCGATTCCGCGTGATAAGTACAACAATGTTTGGAATACGTACCACCATCATGTAGAGAATTTCTATGATTTTCTTCACCTAAATCGAGAATTTAGGGATATGGACTTTAAGCACAATCTCGATCAAAAACTTAAGGTTATCGATCGTGCTGAAGAATTAGCGCAAGAGCAGGACATTAGCCGTGCATTTAGAGAATTGCAAATGCTCCACAAAATGTGGAAAGAAGAGTTGGGTCCCGTTGCAAAAGAATATCGTGATGAAATTTGGGAGCGATTTAGCAATGCTACTAAAATAATACATGACCGCCGCCAAGAATATTTTGAAAATCTTGATAAAGAATTTGACAAAAACTGGGAAAAGAAGCAAATCATAATCGAAAAAATCCGAGAGATTGCAGAGCAGGATATAAGCAGTCATAATAAATGGCAGCAAAAGATTAAAGAAATTGAAGCGCTACGCGAAGAATTCTTTAAAGCCGGTAAAGTTCCGAGAAACAAAAACGAAGAAACCTGGAAAGATTTTAAAGAAACCGTTAGACGTTTTAATCGCAAAAAGAATGCGTTCTATAAAAATCTTAAGAATGAGCAATACGAAAATCTTGAAAAGAAAAAAGAGTTAATTCAAATTGCTGAAGAGAATAAGGATAGTGACGATTTTAAAACCGTTACACCATTAATGAAGAAGATACAGACCGATTGGAAGAAGATTGGTCACGTTCCTAGGAAAGATAGCGATAAAGTCTGGAAGCAATTTAAAGCAGCTTGTAACTATTACTTTGATCGACTAAACGAAAACCGTAGTGAGGAGAACAAAGAAGAGATGGAAGCTTTTGGTAACAAAAAGGAGCTTTTAGAAAAAATAAAAACTTACGAGTTCGCCGGAAATAAAGAAGAAGATCTAGAAAAGATAAAATCTTTTATTGCTGAATGGAAAACTTACGGCCGCGTACCTTATAATAAACGCTTTATTGAAGGGAAATTTAATAAGTCGCTAGATCAACTATTTAAGAAATTGGATATTAATCGTACTAAAGCCGAAATGCTGAAATATGAAAACAAAATCCAATCGCTTAATGATGCTGATGATGAGAAGAAAATTAGAAATGAGCATTTCTTTTTAACTAAGAAAATTGAAGAAACTCAGGCTGAAATTCGCCAATTAGAGAATAATTTACAATTCTTCTCTAATGTAGATGATGACAATCCTTTGGTACAAGATGTTCATAAAAATATTAATGATCATAAAGCGCAACTTAAAGTTTGGAGAGAAAAACTTAAAAAAGTAAAATCGCTCTATTAA
- a CDS encoding PH domain-containing protein — MSIFSSLLGNAGAISKENLEEKYHKLLIPSENIEAGFKLIRDTFIFTNKRLILVDIQGLTGKKTEYFSVIYKSISRFSVETAGSFDLDAELKIWISGEQNPSISKRFNTSVDIYEVQKILASFVL, encoded by the coding sequence ATGAGCATATTTTCATCGCTATTAGGCAACGCGGGAGCTATTAGTAAAGAAAACCTGGAAGAAAAATATCATAAGCTATTAATTCCTTCAGAAAACATAGAAGCTGGATTTAAATTAATAAGAGATACTTTTATTTTCACGAACAAGCGATTAATTCTTGTAGATATCCAAGGTTTAACTGGTAAGAAAACAGAATATTTCTCGGTGATTTATAAAAGTATTAGTCGGTTTAGCGTAGAAACTGCCGGAAGTTTTGATTTGGATGCTGAGCTAAAAATTTGGATTTCAGGAGAGCAAAATCCATCGATCAGTAAACGGTTTAATACCAGTGTAGATATTTATGAAGTACAAAAGATATTGGCCTCTTTTGTATTGTAA
- a CDS encoding SDR family oxidoreductase, translated as MHTPNKRLEGQTALITGSSSGIGKAVALAMGKEGANVVINYHSSKEEAEDVANEISKEKAGGETIVVKADVSKEKEVKQLFKNGIEKFGTIDICVPNAGMQQDAELHKMTLDQWNQVIALNLTGQFLCCREAIIEFLERGMRPKVSKSLGKIINMSSVHEIIPWAGHANYAASKGGIEMLMKSICQGYASKKIRCNSIAPGAIKTEINKDVWSTEEGRKQMKKVIPYDEIGEPEDIGSVASWLASDESEYINGTTIFVDGGMTCYPGFTNNG; from the coding sequence ATGCATACACCCAATAAAAGATTAGAAGGTCAAACCGCTTTAATCACAGGATCAAGTTCTGGAATAGGTAAAGCCGTTGCTTTAGCTATGGGAAAAGAAGGCGCGAATGTGGTTATAAATTATCACTCCAGTAAAGAAGAAGCTGAAGATGTCGCTAATGAGATTAGTAAAGAAAAGGCTGGCGGGGAAACAATAGTTGTAAAGGCAGATGTAAGTAAAGAAAAAGAAGTTAAGCAACTTTTTAAAAATGGAATAGAGAAATTCGGAACCATAGATATTTGCGTGCCTAACGCGGGGATGCAGCAAGATGCCGAATTACATAAAATGACGCTAGACCAATGGAACCAGGTAATCGCTTTAAATCTTACAGGACAGTTTCTTTGCTGTAGGGAAGCAATTATCGAATTTCTGGAACGTGGCATGCGCCCAAAAGTTTCTAAATCTTTAGGGAAAATAATTAATATGAGTTCTGTACACGAAATTATTCCGTGGGCGGGACATGCTAATTATGCAGCATCTAAAGGAGGAATAGAAATGTTGATGAAAAGTATTTGTCAGGGTTACGCTTCCAAAAAAATACGATGTAACAGTATTGCACCGGGAGCTATTAAAACTGAAATTAATAAAGACGTTTGGAGTACGGAAGAAGGTCGTAAGCAAATGAAAAAGGTAATCCCATACGATGAGATTGGAGAACCGGAAGATATTGGTAGTGTAGCATCGTGGCTTGCTTCAGATGAATCTGAATACATTAACGGAACAACAATTTTTGTTGATGGCGGGATGACGTGTTATCCAGGATTCACGAATAACGGTTAA
- a CDS encoding thiamine pyrophosphate-dependent enzyme, producing the protein MGKNVSDLLVNMLVEAGVKRVYAVTGDSLNPVNDAVRRDGRLQWIHVRHEEAGAYAASMDAELDGIGCCMGSSGPGHVHLVNGLYDANRAGNPVIAIASTVPTNKLGTENFQETNVTKLFDDCSKYCFMANTPEQAAHGFQSAIQSAIHQKGVGVVGLPGDIASADAAHITTSEQNYFTNSKLLPGSEELKTLAKVINENKKVMVYCGYGCKDAQDEVMQLAKKLNAPMGLSFRGKIFFDKENNPYVVGLNGLLGTKSGFKSMHEADALLLLGTDFPYTDFLPEKNTIIQIDEKPERIGRRAKVNFGYHGKIKDTLEALLPLLKAKKDTSFLDEMRKVHLDIENKYHSYVKEKGEDEKIHPEYVASVIDEIATDDAIFTVDTGMSAVWAARYLKGRKNRYLTGSFNHGSMANAMPMAIGAGLGHPDRQVIAFCGDGGISMLLGDLMTISQYKIPAKIIIFNNSSLGMVKLEMQVEGYPEWQTDMANPDFAMIAKAMNIESWVVKNPSDVRQALAEAFAYDGPAVVNIFTDPDALAMPPEIKFEQMKGFAKTMGKMMLNGKSADVIDTAKSDAKYLKELL; encoded by the coding sequence ATGGGAAAAAATGTTTCAGACCTATTGGTCAATATGCTTGTTGAAGCAGGAGTTAAACGTGTTTATGCAGTTACAGGAGATAGCTTAAACCCTGTAAACGATGCCGTTCGTAGAGACGGTAGATTGCAATGGATTCATGTACGCCATGAAGAAGCAGGAGCTTATGCGGCATCTATGGATGCGGAATTAGACGGAATTGGATGTTGCATGGGAAGTAGTGGCCCCGGCCATGTACACTTAGTTAATGGTCTTTACGATGCTAACCGAGCTGGTAACCCGGTAATCGCAATCGCTTCTACAGTTCCTACTAATAAGTTGGGAACCGAAAATTTTCAGGAAACTAATGTGACAAAATTGTTTGACGATTGTAGCAAATATTGTTTTATGGCAAACACGCCAGAACAAGCTGCACATGGTTTTCAAAGCGCTATACAATCTGCGATTCATCAAAAAGGAGTTGGTGTCGTAGGATTACCAGGAGATATCGCATCTGCAGATGCTGCACATATCACAACTTCTGAGCAAAACTACTTTACAAATTCAAAATTATTACCTGGTAGCGAAGAGTTAAAAACACTCGCAAAGGTGATCAACGAGAATAAAAAAGTGATGGTTTATTGCGGGTATGGCTGCAAAGACGCCCAAGATGAAGTGATGCAGCTGGCAAAAAAACTTAATGCTCCAATGGGGTTGAGCTTTAGAGGAAAAATCTTCTTCGATAAAGAGAACAATCCATATGTAGTAGGATTAAACGGACTTCTAGGTACAAAATCTGGATTTAAGTCTATGCACGAAGCCGATGCATTATTGTTATTAGGAACAGATTTTCCTTACACAGACTTTCTTCCCGAAAAAAATACCATCATACAAATTGATGAAAAACCAGAGCGTATAGGAAGAAGAGCGAAAGTAAACTTTGGTTATCACGGTAAAATTAAAGATACTTTAGAAGCATTGCTTCCGCTGTTAAAGGCTAAAAAAGATACTTCTTTTCTTGATGAGATGAGAAAAGTACACTTAGATATCGAAAATAAATATCATAGCTATGTAAAAGAAAAAGGAGAAGATGAAAAAATCCATCCTGAATATGTAGCTTCAGTTATAGATGAAATTGCTACAGACGATGCTATTTTCACAGTTGATACGGGAATGAGTGCCGTTTGGGCTGCGAGATATTTAAAAGGAAGAAAAAATAGATATTTAACCGGTTCTTTTAATCATGGCTCTATGGCCAATGCTATGCCTATGGCTATTGGTGCTGGATTAGGACATCCAGATCGTCAGGTTATCGCTTTTTGCGGTGATGGTGGTATTTCTATGCTATTGGGTGATTTAATGACGATAAGCCAATATAAAATTCCGGCTAAAATTATCATTTTTAATAATTCTTCGCTGGGAATGGTAAAATTAGAAATGCAAGTAGAAGGTTATCCAGAATGGCAAACCGATATGGCAAATCCAGATTTTGCCATGATTGCGAAAGCTATGAATATTGAAAGTTGGGTAGTTAAAAATCCTTCTGATGTAAGACAAGCTCTTGCTGAAGCTTTTGCTTACGACGGCCCTGCGGTAGTAAATATTTTTACCGATCCCGATGCCTTGGCAATGCCTCCTGAAATTAAGTTTGAACAAATGAAAGGCTTCGCTAAAACTATGGGGAAAATGATGCTAAACGGAAAATCTGCAGATGTAATTGATACGGCTAAATCTGATGCTAAGTATTTAAAAGAACTGTTATAA
- a CDS encoding GNAT family N-acetyltransferase: MIFLSKKSMEIISFNPKYSRDFKRLNIEWLEKYFYVEQHDEEVLGKPEKYIIEPGGEIFFVKQNEEIIGCVALMKIEENIFELTKMAIAPKHHGKQLGQKLMKFTIEYAKDQNWETLIIYSSRKLENAVHIYRKFGFSEIPIEENNPYARGDIKMKLQLS, translated from the coding sequence ATGATATTTTTGTCGAAAAAAAGTATGGAAATTATCAGCTTTAACCCCAAGTATAGCAGAGATTTTAAAAGGCTTAATATAGAATGGTTAGAGAAATATTTTTATGTGGAACAACATGATGAAGAAGTTCTAGGTAAACCTGAAAAATATATTATTGAGCCTGGTGGAGAGATTTTCTTCGTCAAGCAAAACGAGGAAATTATAGGATGTGTAGCTTTAATGAAGATTGAAGAAAACATATTCGAATTAACGAAAATGGCTATTGCTCCAAAACATCACGGAAAACAGCTTGGCCAAAAGCTTATGAAATTTACTATTGAATATGCGAAAGATCAAAACTGGGAAACACTAATTATTTACAGCAGTAGGAAATTAGAAAACGCTGTTCATATTTATAGAAAGTTTGGTTTTTCTGAAATTCCTATAGAAGAAAATAATCCATACGCTCGCGGAGACATAAAGATGAAACTTCAGTTATCATAA